A single window of Salvia splendens isolate huo1 chromosome 6, SspV2, whole genome shotgun sequence DNA harbors:
- the LOC121806212 gene encoding agamous-like MADS-box protein AGL9 homolog isoform X1 has product MGRGRVELKRIENKINRQVTFAKRRNGLLKKAYELSVLCDAEVALIIFSNRGKLYEFCSSSSSMLKTLERYQKCNYGAPDTSVSTREALELSSQQEYLKLKARYEALQRTQRNLLGEDLGPLNSKELESLERQLDMSLKQIRSTRTQAMLDTLQDLQNKEHALNEANKSLKQRLMEGNQMNLTWNQNPQDVGYGRQPQHHQPQADGFFHPLDCEPTLQIGYHTDPITGASAGPSVNNYMSGWLP; this is encoded by the exons atggGGAGAGGGAGAGTTGAGCTGAAGAGGATAGAGAACAAGATCAACAGGCAGGTGACTTTTGCAAAACGGAGGAATGGGCTTTTGAAGAAAGCTTATGAGCTTTCGGTGCTATGCGATGCTGAGGTTGCTCTGATTATCTTCTCCAATAGAGGAAAGCTGTACGAGTTCTGCAGTAGCTCtag CAGCATGCTCAAGACATTGGAAAGGTATCAGAAGTGCAACTATGGAGCTCCAGACACAAGTGTATCCACAAGAGAGGCACTG GAACTGAGCAGCCAGCAAGAGTATTTGAAGCTTAAAGCACGCTACGAAGCCCTACAACGTACTCAAAG GAACCTTCTTGGTGAAGATCTTGGCCCTTTGAACAGCAAGGAGCTCGAATCACTCGAAAGACAGCTTGATATGTCACTCAAGCAGATCAGATCAACACGG ACTCAAGCAATGCTGGACACACTCCAAGATCTTCAGAACAAG GAGCATGCCCTCAATGAAGCTAACAAGAGTTTGAAACAACGG TTGATGGAGGGGAATCAGATGAACTTGACTTGGAATCAAAATCCTCAAGATGTTGGCTATGGAAGACAACCCCAACACCACCAGCCTCAAGCTGATGGATTTTTTCATCCTTTGGATTGTGAACCCACTCTTCAAATTGG GTACCATACTGATCCAATAACAGGTGCATCAGCAGGGCCTAGTGTGAATAACTACATGTCGGGTTGGCTGCCGTGA
- the LOC121806212 gene encoding agamous-like MADS-box protein AGL9 homolog isoform X3, whose translation MGRGRVELKRIENKINRQVTFAKRRNGLLKKAYELSVLCDAEVALIIFSNRGKLYEFCSSSSSMLKTLERYQKCNYGAPDTSVSTREALELSSQQEYLKLKARYEALQRTQRNLLGEDLGPLNSKELESLERQLDMSLKQIRSTRTQAMLDTLQDLQNKLMEGNQMNLTWNQNPQDVGYGRQPQHHQPQADGFFHPLDCEPTLQIGYHTDPITGASAGPSVNNYMSGWLP comes from the exons atggGGAGAGGGAGAGTTGAGCTGAAGAGGATAGAGAACAAGATCAACAGGCAGGTGACTTTTGCAAAACGGAGGAATGGGCTTTTGAAGAAAGCTTATGAGCTTTCGGTGCTATGCGATGCTGAGGTTGCTCTGATTATCTTCTCCAATAGAGGAAAGCTGTACGAGTTCTGCAGTAGCTCtag CAGCATGCTCAAGACATTGGAAAGGTATCAGAAGTGCAACTATGGAGCTCCAGACACAAGTGTATCCACAAGAGAGGCACTG GAACTGAGCAGCCAGCAAGAGTATTTGAAGCTTAAAGCACGCTACGAAGCCCTACAACGTACTCAAAG GAACCTTCTTGGTGAAGATCTTGGCCCTTTGAACAGCAAGGAGCTCGAATCACTCGAAAGACAGCTTGATATGTCACTCAAGCAGATCAGATCAACACGG ACTCAAGCAATGCTGGACACACTCCAAGATCTTCAGAACAAG TTGATGGAGGGGAATCAGATGAACTTGACTTGGAATCAAAATCCTCAAGATGTTGGCTATGGAAGACAACCCCAACACCACCAGCCTCAAGCTGATGGATTTTTTCATCCTTTGGATTGTGAACCCACTCTTCAAATTGG GTACCATACTGATCCAATAACAGGTGCATCAGCAGGGCCTAGTGTGAATAACTACATGTCGGGTTGGCTGCCGTGA
- the LOC121806212 gene encoding agamous-like MADS-box protein AGL9 homolog isoform X2 translates to MGRGRVELKRIENKINRQVTFAKRRNGLLKKAYELSVLCDAEVALIIFSNRGKLYEFCSSSSMLKTLERYQKCNYGAPDTSVSTREALELSSQQEYLKLKARYEALQRTQRNLLGEDLGPLNSKELESLERQLDMSLKQIRSTRTQAMLDTLQDLQNKEHALNEANKSLKQRLMEGNQMNLTWNQNPQDVGYGRQPQHHQPQADGFFHPLDCEPTLQIGYHTDPITGASAGPSVNNYMSGWLP, encoded by the exons atggGGAGAGGGAGAGTTGAGCTGAAGAGGATAGAGAACAAGATCAACAGGCAGGTGACTTTTGCAAAACGGAGGAATGGGCTTTTGAAGAAAGCTTATGAGCTTTCGGTGCTATGCGATGCTGAGGTTGCTCTGATTATCTTCTCCAATAGAGGAAAGCTGTACGAGTTCTGCAGTAGCTCtag CATGCTCAAGACATTGGAAAGGTATCAGAAGTGCAACTATGGAGCTCCAGACACAAGTGTATCCACAAGAGAGGCACTG GAACTGAGCAGCCAGCAAGAGTATTTGAAGCTTAAAGCACGCTACGAAGCCCTACAACGTACTCAAAG GAACCTTCTTGGTGAAGATCTTGGCCCTTTGAACAGCAAGGAGCTCGAATCACTCGAAAGACAGCTTGATATGTCACTCAAGCAGATCAGATCAACACGG ACTCAAGCAATGCTGGACACACTCCAAGATCTTCAGAACAAG GAGCATGCCCTCAATGAAGCTAACAAGAGTTTGAAACAACGG TTGATGGAGGGGAATCAGATGAACTTGACTTGGAATCAAAATCCTCAAGATGTTGGCTATGGAAGACAACCCCAACACCACCAGCCTCAAGCTGATGGATTTTTTCATCCTTTGGATTGTGAACCCACTCTTCAAATTGG GTACCATACTGATCCAATAACAGGTGCATCAGCAGGGCCTAGTGTGAATAACTACATGTCGGGTTGGCTGCCGTGA
- the LOC121806211 gene encoding AP2/ERF and B3 domain-containing transcription factor At1g51120-like → MEEISMISQTKRGEESSESTNFPGSKRPRSTERFKGVVPQQTGHWGAQIYANHQRIWLGTFKSEALAAMAYDSAATKLRSRDSHRNFPPTGLTPLELKFQSGLSTDSVLNMIRDGSYTAKFSDFLASQKKQGDEKLGLGLGFGFELGLGLGLGFDSSINDKEDFSSTLLFQKELTPSDVGKLNRLVIPKRYAVKYFPGVPEEEQVQLEFYDRGMRLWKFRYCYWKSSQSFVFTRGWNRFVKTKGLRSNDSVAFYLYESRKAGQRSGKRFIVIDVAEKDEDFGEVVEEEAECCEESLVCSSPSSSGTKVSFRLFGIEISNYV, encoded by the coding sequence ATGGAAGAAATCAGCATGATTTCACAGACAAAACGAGGAGAGGAGTCGTCGGAATCGACCAATTTTCCGGGGTCGAAGCGGCCGAGGTCGACCGAGCGATTCAAGGGCGTTGTTCCGCAGCAGACCGGGCATTGGGGGGCGCAGATTTACGCCAACCACCAGCGTATCTGGCTCGGGACGTTTAAGTCCGAGGCGTTGGCCGCGATGGCGTACGACAGCGCGGCGACCAAGCTCCGGAGCCGAGATTCCCACCGGAACTTCCCTCCGACGGGCCTCACCCCTCTGGAATTGAAGTTCCAGAGCGGGCTCAGCACGGATTCCGTGCTGAACATGATCCGGGACGGGTCGTATACGGCCAAGTTTTCGGATTTTTTAGCCAGCCAGAAGAAGCAGGGGGATGAaaaattagggttagggttagggtttgggtttgaattagggttagggttagggttagggtttgatTCGTCGATCAACGACAAAGAGGATTTCTCGAGCACGCTGCTCTTCCAGAAGGAGCTGACACCAAGCGACGTGGGGAAATTGAACCGGCTGGTGATCCCAAAGAGGTATGCGGTGAAGTACTTCCCGGGGGTGCCGGAGGAGGAGCAGGTGCAGCTCGAGTTTTACGATAGGGGGATGAGGCTGTGGAAGTTCAGGTACTGCTACTGGAAGAGTAGCCAGAGCTTTGTGTTTACGAGGGGGTGGAACCGGTTCGTGAAGACCAAGGGGCTGAGGTCGAACGACAGCGTCGCGTTCTACTTGTACGAGAGTCGGAAGGCCGGGCAGAGATCGGGGAAGAGGTTTATTGTGATTGATGTGGCTGAGAAAGATGAGGATTTTGGTGAAGTGGTTGAAGAGGAAGCAGAGTGTTGTGAGGAGTCACTGGTTTGTTCATCTCCTAGTAGTAGTGGGACTAAAGTGAGTTTTAGGCTTTTTGGTATTGAAATAAGCAATTATGTTTGA